AGTTTTCATTTCATGGAACAGAAAGACATGGCTTGACTTTAGTAATAGGTAAGAccaccctattttaaaaattaagagtgGTCTTAAAATCTTCAGTTTTCCCCCAtgctctcttcccccttcttcctgtttctgcttaGTGTGGGACCTGGCACATACATCCCTTAATTGagggtcatttttctttttagttcggTTCAGACTCTTTGACTTCCAGCTCACTCCCTTACTTTGAAGTATTTTTCTATCAGTGGGTGACGTGAGTAATTCATACTAAGAAGTGAGCAGCACTTCTAAATTTTCCCAGCGTACTTGAGTGTGTGTACTCCGTAAGGAAGGCTTTTTAAACAGAATGACAACATCTATACAATTTCAGAGATAGACGTGAACTTAGGGAAATGTATTTAGAGagatgcactttttttttttatttacaaacaaACCCCTTTAGGGCCCAGTAGGGAAGCTTGACTCCATGGAGGGCTGGTTGTTTCAACAAGTCAGGTGTTTGTGCAGACTGTCTGGCACTGATTTCTGCTCGGGAAGTTGTTCCCGTTACCTCCACAGCCTCCATAGCGGAACCACTCACACTTGCCAATTTTGGAGTTATAGTACCATCTCACGAGCATGGCTCGGCATTCGCCCTTTTTCTTAGGAAGTGTGCACATAGCCAGTAAGGACTTCCTGGGCACTTGAAGAAGAAGAGAGGTTAAGGAGACTAAATCTATCCCGGTCCCCTCGGCTACTCTTCTCTACTGGAGGTTTCCATGACCACGAAATGCAAGGCTGACGTCACTGACAACAGCCACCGCTTCCCACCCAGCCTTATCCATCTCCACAGAGGCCATGGTCTGGACTTCAGTAAGTATCGAAACTCCCTTGCCAAGGATTTCTTCTCAGGTGCATTCACATCTAGCTCTGCCACCCACTGCTGTATGAGACTGGAGACATCACTTGTGGAAGTTTCCAATTTGCTGTCTGTGACACAAGCAACAGATCACTTCATCTCCTTTGCCCCCTCCCATTTGATTTTCCATAGTCGGACCCTGTAggtttctgcctcccatctcatgGTCTGTTCCAGAACAGACAGACTGCAGAGAAAGGGTGAGTCCAGGATCTGAGAACAGGGTTTCAAGTCTGACTCAATCATTTGCTAGCGATCTAACCTTGAACAAAGGACCTATCCCTTCGGATTTCTTCACTGTAAAAGGGAGTCTAATGTTCACACTTTTGGGCTAGTTGAGAGTTTGAAGATACCTAATAAAGGCTGGGTGTGTGAgaatacacttttaatcccagcattcaggagagacagaggcaagaggatgtcTGTGGGTTgggggccagcctagtctacatagagagggccaggccaggcagagctatacagtgagatccctttcaacaaaacaccaccaccccTGTAACACACAgggaacaaaaccaaccaaaaccaaccaatagAAAGCACCAGTAAATCCAACAACGCAAAAGTCAGTGGATAGCGGTGAACTAACTAGCCTTTCCTTCTTAAGCAATGAGACCCAGCAATACAAACCTGGCCACTAACCTGCAGCCCTCACCCCAGCACAGGCCAGCCTCTGCGTTCTCAGAAAACACTCAACAAAGAATCTGTCCCTATGTGTTTTTAATCTTCGCAATTACTATTTTGTCTGTGTATGtccgtgtgtatatgtgtgtgtgtgtgtgtgtgtgtgtgtgtgtgtgtgtgtgtgtgtgtgtgttggacacacacatggtgggaaGGGCAAAGGAAAAGCTTAGGTGTCTTTTATTCAGGCtggcctgtctttctctctccctccttctttcttcatttctttctttccttccttccttccttccttccttccttctttctttctttctttctttctttctttctttctttctttctttcttccttccttccttcttccctccctccctccctctctctctctttctctcttccttcctcccttcctcctcatctctctctctctctttctttctttctttctttctttctctctctctttctttctttctttctttcttgagtcaAAGTCACTCACTAGCCTGggactcaccaagtaggctaggttggctggACAGtgaatccccctgtctctgcctccccagctctgggattacaatcAAGCCATCAtggctctctttttttcttttttcttctttattttggtttttcgagacaaggtttctctgtatagccctggctgtcctggaactcactctgctgtagaccaggctggcttcgaactcagaaatccgcctgcctctgcctcccaagttctgggattaaaggcgtgtgccaccactgcccagcttcttttttcttcttttcttttccttttctgttttctcttttctttccttcctttcttttttctttttttgatgtaggttctggagatcaaatctTTATGCTTTCAAGGAAAGCATATCACAGAATGATTTAGCTCCTAGTCCCTGCAATTACTCATCACAGTAACTTTGGGGCAAGTGGAAGATGCCTCTGTGTACCAAGCAGGTGCTCTGCGGCTGCACTGCACCCCCGAGATCTCTTCCCTGCGGCTGTCATGACTTATAATGTTATGTGAGGAAAGTACAGTCAGGGAGATGAGTGTCTAAGGCCGGGAGGTGGGTACCAACAGACAAAGCCAGCGCAGTCTATAGCAAATGCAGATTCTCATTCTGTCTCCTTTATTGAACACATCTTTGGTGGAATTTTGGCAGCAGCCTAGTTAGGGAAAGGTTTAGGTTCTGTCCTGTCTACATCCTGTAAGGCCAGTGCTAATAcaatatataatggaaaaaagctAAAGAGCTTATCCAGTCAAGAtggaaacgtgtgtgtgtgtgtgtgtgtgtgtgtgtatatgtgtgtgtgtgtgtgtgtgtgtgtgtatgtgtgtgtatgtgtgtgtgtatgtgtgtgtgtatatgtgtgtgtgtgtgtttgtgtgtgtgtgtgtgtatgtgtgtgtgtgtgtgtgtgtgtgtgtgtgtatggagaggtAAATAGGAGGTGGAGCCCCACCTGCTTCTcagtctttgttttcctcttcgttgattctattttttttttttctttttctttttgagacaaggtttctctgcatagccctggctgtcctagaactcactctgtagtccaggatggcctcaaattccaaaatctgcctgcctctgcctcccaagtgctgggattaaaggcatgcgccaccactgcccagctcatcgATTCTATTAAAGCCAAGAGGAAATCACTTAATCATTTACTCTCAGATGCAACAGTGTATGTGTTATAAATGTGACTAAAGTCTTTCATGTGAAGCCATGGAGAACTGTGACAGTAACACATCTCTACACATCAGATTTGATCAAGAAAGCAGACACAACCATTACTCTTATCTTTTAGAGGAAGAAACAGACATTCTGAGAGAGACCAAACACCACACCTGGGGCTTCTAAGTAGTGGGGCCAACATCTGAACCCTGATGCTACTGACTTGGGAGCCCAGAGCTTGCGAATGCTAAAAAGTGCTTCCCCCACTGAGCTATAATGAGTGTGATGTAATCCAGGAAAAATCCTGGAAATAGCCTGGATTACACTACACTTCTACATCTTCCAACAGCCACTCCTTAAGCAGCAGCAGGGACAGCCCAGGCAGGAGCCTGGCCTAGTAGGGAGGTCCAACTGTCCTAATTCTCTCCATAGCAAATGTGAGCTTACATCTCTCCCTCCTAGTCTAACATTGACCATCACAAATCCAAACTTTAAAGCTTGTTTCCCCACGAGGCCATTTCTTTTTCCTATGGCTCCTTCGCTGTCTACTACACAGTCACAGACGCTAAATGCCTTTTGTTCCCCACGAGAATTTAAACTCGCTAAAGGCAGTGTCTTTGGTTGTTGTCTGTAACTCAGCTCCTAGAACGGAGCCTGGCACATAGCAGATACCTGACAGTGTCTGATGATGACTTGAACTGGCTCCCTATCCTGCTAGGTCAGAGCCAGACCCTGACTGCGGGGCCTCCACTGGATTCCTGCTCTACACTGAGACTTCCATTTCATACTCACCTTTTCTTGGTTCTGTGTAAAGCTCTCGGCAGAAGATGAGGatcaggaaaaagaagaagaaggcctGGAGCTGCATGGTGTCTGCCAGCAGTGGCCCAGCCTGGGGCTGTCTTATTTAGAGAGAAAAGAGACCAAGAGGAGGGGCTGACCCCAAATCTTGCTCACTCACCCCTAACTGCTGCTGCACACCGGGCTGGCTGCTTCTGGAACAGTTCAGTCTCTTTCCTTCTGGACATATCTGATCTGGCCTCCAAAGCCAACCCACCACCATTTAGGTACAGAAgcccctgcaagagcagttacTACtggctgtgtgcctctgtgtttcCAAGCATCACACAGAATGCACTTCACACACTGTTTGTCTATGAAGTTTACACAGGAACTCCCGGAAGATTTGGTTATGGGGGTGAGGGTGTCAACAAGGGATCCACGCCTTGGAAACTTGGTCGCCCAGGCCGCACTGTAGAGAGATGGTCAAATCTTCAACAGGTGGAACTTAGTGCAAGGTACTCTGCAGGTGCTGTTCTTGAAAGAGATGAATATGCTCTTGAGACCTGAGTTCGTTCTCCTGAGAGTGAACTGGTTTACAAAGAGGAAGCCATGGGGCTGaaggggtggctcagcagttaagagcatagaCTGTTTCGGTTTTTGttatttaggtttttatttttatgcgaGTGAGTGTCTATAGCCCATGCTTGCCTGGtaaccatggaagccagaggcaggtcCTGGATCCCCTaggcctggagttacagagggttccagactgcatgtgggtgctgggaattgaacctagatcctctggaagagcagctagtgcttttgACCATGGagtcctctctcctgcctccatgagcatacactgttcttacagagggccTGACTTGGGTTCTTAGCATCCAAGGTGAGCACCGCAtactacctgtaacttcagctctgaaAGAATCcaacatctctggcctctgtgggctcctgtacacacacaaacagcacccccacacacacacaattgaaagtaaaataaatccttgAAAATACCAAACCTAAGCTTCTCTGACTTTCAATCTTGCtatatgttctctttcttttcaaatatatccCTTGTATAATGTCACCAGCCATCTTGTGACAGTTgattggggttggggtggggttcTCATCGAATGTCAAGCTGATGGAGCCACCTCCTCTTGGACTTTCAcccttgattttttattttttgaactaAGTAAaactctttttttgggggggggggatttcgagacagggtttctctgtgtagccttggctgtcctagaactcattctgtagaccaggctggcctcgaactcagaaatctccctgcctctgcctctcaagtgctgggattaaaggtgtgcaccaccaccgcctggccagtaaaactctttttaaaataaggcaTCCAGTCTCAGGcgttttgttatagcaacagaaaatatg
The nucleotide sequence above comes from Mastomys coucha isolate ucsf_1 unplaced genomic scaffold, UCSF_Mcou_1 pScaffold15, whole genome shotgun sequence. Encoded proteins:
- the Spint3 gene encoding kunitz-type protease inhibitor 3, translating into MQLQAFFFFFLILIFCRELYTEPRKVPRKSLLAMCTLPKKKGECRAMLVRWYYNSKIGKCEWFRYGGCGGNGNNFPSRNQCQTVCTNT